The Nostoc cf. commune SO-36 genome includes a region encoding these proteins:
- a CDS encoding tyrosine-type recombinase/integrase → MDLNPEIAEAVSDWLGCRTNIKPSDPLFIALDFHNYGHQLTGDGIYAIVRKTCERAGITKRMTPHKIRHSGITDALDLASGDYRKVQHLSRHADPRTILVYEDNKNQYQLELTNK, encoded by the coding sequence ATTGACTTAAACCCAGAAATTGCAGAGGCGGTTAGCGACTGGCTGGGCTGTCGTACAAATATTAAACCCAGCGATCCTTTGTTTATCGCGCTGGACTTCCACAATTATGGACACCAACTCACCGGGGATGGCATCTACGCCATTGTGAGAAAAACCTGTGAACGTGCTGGCATAACTAAGCGGATGACACCCCATAAAATCAGGCATTCGGGGATTACCGATGCTCTTGATTTGGCTTCAGGAGACTATCGGAAGGTGCAGCATTTGAGCCGTCATGCTGACCCCAGGACTATTTTGGTTTACGAGGACAATAAAAATCAATATCAGTTGGAGTTAACTAATAAATAG
- a CDS encoding site-specific integrase, whose product MNKLSTYTESSITSVAKKLQASNDFLAELQQKAKTTQRGYAGNIRIFFEYFLQREPNQKDVEEFWGLDDQTANGLILKFKNHLVAEGRKAATINRYLSALKYLIRWDGTSSTADITLIAIALSQ is encoded by the coding sequence ATGAATAAGTTAAGTACATATACTGAAAGTTCTATTACCTCTGTGGCTAAGAAGCTGCAAGCGTCAAATGATTTTTTGGCAGAGTTGCAGCAGAAGGCTAAGACAACTCAACGGGGGTATGCTGGCAATATACGGATATTTTTTGAGTATTTTTTGCAAAGGGAGCCGAATCAGAAGGATGTTGAGGAGTTCTGGGGGTTGGATGACCAGACGGCTAACGGGTTAATCCTCAAGTTTAAGAATCATTTGGTGGCAGAGGGTAGGAAGGCGGCAACTATTAACCGTTACTTGTCCGCCCTCAAGTATTTAATAAGGTGGGACGGAACCTCAAGCACTGCCGATATCACTTTGATAGCGATCGCATTGAGTCAATGA
- a CDS encoding replication initiator protein A, with product MGITHNATNESFPDGTASARKSGTVLLEKFSANGETPLKRVVVRYGLVDEQGNNLDDVEKTLPDWFHPEKIYQHFNGKPLSFED from the coding sequence TTGGGTATAACCCACAATGCCACTAATGAATCATTCCCAGACGGTACAGCAAGCGCTCGAAAATCGGGTACTGTATTGCTTGAGAAGTTCTCAGCTAATGGTGAAACACCTTTAAAAAGAGTCGTTGTGCGCTATGGGTTGGTGGATGAGCAAGGGAATAATCTTGATGATGTTGAGAAGACCTTGCCCGATTGGTTTCACCCTGAGAAAATTTACCAGCATTTCAACGGTAAACCACTGAGTTTTGAGGATTAA
- a CDS encoding helix-turn-helix domain-containing protein: protein MLQLMQVKKTIEVVKNFPGLGEKIKKAREGDKRSLSQICRESGISRPYWYQLENEQIYSSVSEEMIRKIEATLGVDFGVSFED, encoded by the coding sequence ATGTTGCAATTAATGCAGGTAAAAAAAACGATTGAGGTGGTGAAGAACTTCCCCGGACTAGGGGAAAAAATTAAAAAAGCCAGGGAGGGTGACAAACGCTCTCTATCTCAGATATGTAGGGAATCTGGTATATCTCGTCCCTACTGGTATCAGCTTGAGAATGAACAAATTTACTCATCGGTGAGTGAAGAGATGATCCGCAAAATCGAAGCGACCCTTGGCGTTGATTTTGGTGTGTCCTTTGAAGACTGA
- a CDS encoding DUF3987 domain-containing protein, producing the protein MHTTQINPTTASRLISGLQQIPDNWALTPVTDNKRPYRQDWQQETALTRQTLIQELQSDKAKGYGIRTGEVSGGILAIDVDGHAAEARLQNLSDGGLPDTVIFSSGKAGRRQLLYLVTEDYWHVVKTVKLKTGVKGDDGKEQLLEFRWNGLQSVLPPSVHPETGSYHWVRSPQDIEVANCPNWVIELMLNQQQSVPVPQPCLLPVLTTVSTRPPLSIFLGREDRDLVEHGTGDGGRNSAAQKLSLNLIATARRLQELGIDYDGDPRALYDQFCYHCTPPLGSDVRGESEGWWKNADTHAKQPSLDDEKLQGCYTAWLNKQKGTHSQNRLTVQKSIVSTDNSLLSVPPLTIERISRQDSQSIVSVVSGILASNLDDVEESFKLDLLCTELGINQKIFDRIVARERVKLDEVLPEDEMRLKSLIEWRNNKIDWDSILPAPLARDLIHDADVLNVDPVVICQPLISAVASLAGTTINLDMQSHKIPSVLWTVTVLESGGGKTRADSLVVAPLRKMQAEAVQRYKDADNDYKRALKQWEKGGGEGDEPEPPALRKYLFEVATIQAVLKRSAENADNGALWARDEIAGLFNSLGQFSKGEDESLQILLKLWDAAALCVDRTSLTDSYFAERTAVSVTGGIQPGVFRKIFKDADDNNGLQARMLFAVPQRRKQRYIEGFCQLSDRLPLLYKWLEQLPEINVKISPQAKAYYKKLVEVIGDQIEQTTHAAIRNWMSKLTTQVLRIALNLHLIECFYSPNSRDITTLQKDTLERAVKLAQYYRSAFHVLQEKVSNSDEISSILLQIYERALQTPDGVSARDIYRPLDSIKSRAKAAGREVSAYTQDLFLKLQSMGYGEIVRKGRSVKFVALNIENVEKPFTTTDNTDNEEKQISKALDSEPTNVSDSHCQSLTVSTDNNVLHVDHLNVNVISSTKDIAEDKSISLLQVEKSGGEISSFVGCQVQVRSLSGNIKYEGELTKYDPANGFIVVATADRECTAHVREAFVIG; encoded by the coding sequence GTGCATACTACACAAATCAATCCAACGACCGCATCGCGATTAATTTCCGGCTTACAGCAAATTCCTGATAACTGGGCATTGACCCCAGTTACAGACAATAAACGCCCTTATCGTCAAGACTGGCAACAAGAAACAGCACTAACACGGCAGACGCTGATTCAAGAACTGCAATCAGATAAAGCCAAAGGCTACGGCATCCGTACAGGAGAAGTATCAGGCGGAATTTTAGCCATTGATGTGGATGGTCACGCAGCTGAGGCACGACTACAAAACCTTTCCGATGGCGGCTTACCCGACACAGTAATTTTTAGCTCTGGCAAAGCTGGGCGCAGACAATTACTTTACTTGGTAACAGAGGACTACTGGCATGTAGTAAAAACTGTCAAGCTTAAAACTGGAGTTAAGGGCGATGACGGTAAAGAGCAGTTACTAGAATTTCGCTGGAATGGGCTACAAAGCGTACTACCGCCATCAGTACACCCCGAAACTGGTAGTTATCATTGGGTGCGATCGCCGCAAGATATTGAAGTTGCAAACTGTCCAAACTGGGTGATTGAGTTGATGCTGAATCAGCAACAGTCTGTGCCAGTTCCACAGCCCTGCCTGTTGCCAGTGCTAACTACAGTCAGCACTCGCCCACCCTTGTCCATTTTTCTCGGACGTGAGGACAGAGATTTAGTAGAGCATGGCACTGGTGACGGTGGACGTAACTCAGCAGCACAAAAACTCAGCCTTAATTTAATCGCTACTGCCCGTCGCCTCCAAGAATTGGGCATTGACTACGACGGCGACCCACGCGCCCTTTATGACCAGTTCTGCTATCATTGCACCCCACCCCTTGGCTCCGATGTTCGTGGTGAATCTGAGGGCTGGTGGAAAAACGCAGACACACACGCCAAGCAACCATCTTTGGATGACGAAAAGCTACAAGGATGCTACACTGCTTGGTTAAACAAGCAAAAAGGGACACATAGCCAAAATCGGTTAACCGTACAAAAGTCTATTGTCAGTACTGACAATAGCTTATTGTCAGTGCCACCACTGACAATAGAAAGGATTAGTAGACAAGATTCTCAGTCTATTGTCAGTGTTGTCAGTGGCATCTTAGCCTCTAATTTAGATGATGTAGAAGAGAGTTTTAAATTAGACTTGCTTTGTACGGAATTAGGAATTAACCAAAAGATTTTTGACCGCATTGTTGCTAGGGAGCGTGTCAAACTGGATGAGGTTTTGCCAGAAGATGAAATGCGGCTCAAGTCGCTCATCGAGTGGCGAAATAATAAAATTGACTGGGATTCTATCTTACCCGCCCCTCTTGCTCGTGATTTAATCCATGACGCGGACGTTTTGAATGTTGATCCTGTTGTCATCTGCCAGCCCTTAATAAGTGCTGTTGCTTCTTTAGCAGGCACGACGATAAATCTGGATATGCAATCTCATAAAATCCCCTCTGTACTATGGACTGTGACAGTTTTAGAGTCCGGTGGCGGAAAAACCCGCGCAGACAGCTTGGTTGTAGCCCCATTGCGAAAAATGCAAGCGGAAGCTGTGCAGCGCTACAAAGATGCTGATAATGATTACAAACGGGCGCTAAAACAGTGGGAGAAAGGGGGCGGTGAAGGGGATGAGCCAGAACCACCCGCTTTAAGGAAGTATCTGTTTGAAGTCGCAACCATTCAAGCTGTGTTAAAGCGCTCTGCTGAAAATGCAGACAATGGGGCGCTGTGGGCAAGAGATGAAATAGCAGGGCTGTTTAATTCCTTGGGGCAATTCTCCAAAGGTGAGGATGAAAGCTTGCAGATTTTGTTAAAACTTTGGGATGCAGCCGCCCTTTGTGTAGATCGGACATCTTTAACTGACAGTTATTTTGCAGAACGTACAGCCGTTTCTGTGACGGGTGGTATTCAACCCGGTGTATTTCGCAAAATCTTTAAGGACGCTGATGACAATAACGGGTTGCAAGCGAGAATGTTGTTTGCAGTTCCCCAGCGTCGGAAACAGCGATACATAGAAGGCTTTTGTCAACTTAGCGATCGCTTGCCCCTACTTTACAAGTGGCTAGAGCAATTACCAGAAATCAACGTCAAAATCAGTCCCCAGGCTAAAGCTTATTACAAAAAGCTAGTCGAGGTAATCGGCGACCAAATAGAACAAACGACACACGCAGCCATCCGTAATTGGATGTCCAAGCTCACAACCCAGGTTTTGAGAATTGCGTTGAATCTGCACCTGATTGAGTGTTTTTACTCACCCAACAGCCGAGATATTACAACGCTGCAAAAAGATACGCTAGAACGCGCTGTCAAGCTTGCCCAATACTATCGCAGCGCTTTTCACGTTTTGCAAGAGAAAGTGAGCAATAGTGATGAAATTAGCTCAATTCTGTTGCAAATTTATGAGCGTGCCTTACAAACACCAGACGGCGTTTCTGCTCGTGACATCTATCGACCACTGGATAGCATCAAGTCACGAGCCAAGGCAGCAGGCAGAGAAGTTAGTGCATATACTCAAGATTTATTTCTCAAACTGCAATCCATGGGTTATGGAGAAATTGTACGTAAAGGACGTTCTGTCAAATTTGTGGCATTAAACATTGAAAATGTTGAAAAACCCTTTACAACTACTGACAACACTGACAATGAAGAAAAACAAATCTCTAAAGCTCTTGATAGCGAGCCAACTAATGTCAGTGATAGCCACTGCCAATCACTGACTGTCAGTACTGACAATAACGTTTTACACGTAGACCACTTAAATGTAAATGTCATTAGTAGTACTAAAGATATCGCAGAAGATAAGTCAATTTCTCTGCTACAAGTTGAGAAATCAGGCGGCGAAATTAGCAGTTTTGTTGGGTGTCAGGTTCAAGTACGCAGCTTATCAGGCAATATTAAGTATGAGGGTGAACTAACTAAATATGATCCTGCGAACGGTTTTATAGTTGTAGCAACCGCAGACAGGGAATGCACAGCGCATGTTAGAGAAGCGTTCGTAATTGGTTGA
- a CDS encoding site-specific integrase → MNGPKNFFEAQEMYEEYLRDIEPVKAQRIINEFRSGIHHALPEFGYQRTHSGRKMTAEEIKNAQEFKKTLPNQKLLKLRQVLQKSFEKNNVSQASRRTYGNRVEQFLTWSAQQVWWPGSRSVKLKEQCTPYLRHKHGSLADCKLTERKFTYRKYILTPQETPPKLQSQLRQFYLYLTEPESPGRIIKPVEKSTANEYLKNIKLILGYLYRFLNVPMHELCLELIVPVVTEEQLEELTPLQQKKSWNQSKKALEQLICKHFQFSRDFNSSVSPSTKMGKINAISALAKFLYVHQVENDADYRLIPIFSTIDHHYNKVLEELSEWRNSRHSVSDWSKRWPNVPEGQTALQVIQERIVEPLRHECRPRTRRGDFRSREPIAISHQSYLKWALLAYLPARRQEEYRELKIALSCPRERPQDLPGDGLYQPLPPDNQRERKYNGMVVDNYLYFTYMHENHYYPQGIWVIDTRKYKTKKTYGQQSIIIPNRTFEDGSSFYDYIERFLYGWWTQEGYKNELIYDWWQPEMQGRRGRWLSSGRIQFSPKDACSLPSNSHSAIWTWGYVFVLPKSGNLASSSAFARIFETISYRLIQKRISPHIMRYVWATWGLNVGLSDSELGSLAYAMGHSVKTLRDMYERCTPVEKRQPIESAIAQRLFTPSEQHNQKLPLNLEVNDLVQIAIRLTQEERQQLIAKLQSTV, encoded by the coding sequence ATGAACGGGCCAAAAAACTTTTTTGAAGCTCAAGAAATGTATGAAGAATATTTGAGAGATATTGAGCCTGTTAAAGCTCAAAGAATCATTAATGAATTCCGTAGTGGAATACATCATGCCCTCCCTGAGTTTGGTTATCAGAGAACTCATTCAGGGCGGAAGATGACTGCCGAGGAAATAAAAAATGCTCAAGAATTTAAGAAGACTTTGCCAAACCAGAAACTATTAAAGTTAAGACAGGTTCTACAAAAATCCTTTGAAAAGAATAATGTATCTCAGGCTAGTCGTCGTACTTATGGTAATCGGGTTGAACAATTTTTAACTTGGTCAGCACAGCAGGTTTGGTGGCCGGGTTCTCGTTCCGTTAAACTCAAAGAACAATGCACTCCTTATCTCCGCCATAAACATGGTTCTCTAGCAGATTGTAAGCTTACAGAGCGGAAGTTTACCTATCGCAAATATATACTTACACCTCAAGAAACACCACCAAAACTTCAAAGTCAACTTCGCCAATTTTATTTATATCTTACAGAGCCAGAATCGCCAGGAAGAATTATTAAGCCAGTTGAAAAATCAACAGCTAATGAATATCTGAAAAATATTAAGTTGATTTTGGGCTATCTGTATCGTTTTTTAAATGTACCGATGCATGAGTTATGCCTAGAATTAATTGTGCCTGTAGTCACGGAAGAACAGTTAGAAGAACTTACCCCCTTACAGCAAAAGAAATCATGGAATCAATCTAAAAAGGCTCTAGAACAACTGATATGTAAACACTTTCAATTTTCAAGGGATTTTAACTCTTCTGTTAGCCCATCCACTAAAATGGGCAAAATAAATGCTATTTCAGCCTTAGCAAAATTTCTCTATGTACATCAAGTTGAAAATGATGCAGATTATCGACTGATTCCTATTTTCAGCACCATAGACCATCATTACAACAAAGTTTTAGAAGAGTTGTCAGAATGGCGTAATAGTAGACATTCCGTATCCGATTGGAGTAAAAGATGGCCCAACGTTCCAGAAGGACAAACAGCACTACAAGTCATTCAAGAAAGAATTGTGGAACCATTACGCCATGAGTGCAGACCTAGGACTAGGCGTGGAGATTTCCGTTCGAGGGAGCCAATTGCTATCAGTCATCAGTCCTACTTAAAGTGGGCGCTTTTAGCTTATTTACCAGCTCGCCGCCAAGAAGAATACCGAGAATTAAAAATAGCACTGTCTTGTCCCAGAGAACGACCACAAGACCTACCGGGCGATGGGCTATATCAACCTTTGCCTCCAGATAACCAAAGAGAACGTAAATACAACGGTATGGTCGTAGACAACTACCTTTACTTTACGTATATGCATGAAAACCATTACTATCCCCAAGGGATTTGGGTAATAGATACCAGGAAATATAAAACTAAAAAAACCTATGGTCAACAATCAATTATTATCCCGAATAGAACATTTGAAGATGGCTCTAGTTTCTACGATTACATTGAACGTTTCTTATATGGATGGTGGACACAAGAAGGGTATAAAAATGAACTGATATATGACTGGTGGCAACCAGAGATGCAAGGTCGTCGAGGTAGGTGGTTAAGTAGCGGCAGAATACAATTTTCTCCAAAGGATGCTTGTTCACTACCTAGCAATAGTCACTCAGCAATTTGGACTTGGGGATACGTATTTGTCTTACCAAAATCTGGAAACTTAGCTAGTAGTTCAGCTTTTGCAAGAATCTTTGAAACTATCTCATACCGTCTGATTCAAAAGCGGATTTCACCACACATCATGCGTTATGTGTGGGCAACTTGGGGACTAAATGTGGGTTTATCGGACTCAGAGTTAGGTTCATTAGCTTATGCAATGGGTCATTCAGTTAAGACCTTGCGAGATATGTATGAACGTTGTACTCCGGTAGAAAAACGTCAACCAATTGAGTCAGCAATTGCCCAACGTTTATTCACGCCTTCTGAGCAGCACAACCAAAAGTTACCGTTGAATTTAGAGGTGAATGACTTGGTACAGATAGCGATACGTCTGACTCAGGAGGAGCGTCAACAGTTAATTGCTAAGTTGCAAAGTACTGTGTAG
- a CDS encoding tetratricopeptide repeat protein, translated as MVASRFERAIELYALTLQALEDPEADLPKEAVIKQNLAVLKARDEVQAALAQNKQVIIEELFKIGELDQRLKKHSGTIAQILVGTNYRTIVNPSADAWWWLFQPPLHRWDRFDWLWGFFSAAFLTFTIALLTNVASRFLSGGPDTFGAFTVIGNSVLALLAGQGAFTKGGQSYVKRVLERIGIPKHLWQEASCTFAFLVFIAVLSLHSSLPRIAELYYKWGVKDYEAGRLASAQNNFERSLKLNPDNSQAHFGLGVISEDLLQLETARTEYQIAIKGNLPQAYSNLGRLYILDEKYAAAVSVLLRGSQLQMEDAVRYRLQKNLGWARLKQKRYRESASELEEALNLTKDPIEQAPARCLLAQVLEGQGSKKSARQQWQTCLQNATPQTQEEDQWIDLARQRSK; from the coding sequence ATGGTTGCTTCTCGGTTTGAGCGTGCAATAGAACTTTATGCTTTAACACTTCAGGCATTAGAAGATCCTGAAGCAGACTTACCTAAGGAAGCTGTCATAAAACAGAACTTAGCGGTACTTAAAGCTCGTGATGAGGTTCAAGCGGCATTAGCACAGAATAAGCAGGTCATTATAGAGGAGCTGTTCAAGATTGGAGAGCTAGACCAAAGGCTTAAAAAACATTCAGGAACTATTGCTCAGATTCTTGTGGGCACAAATTATCGAACCATTGTCAACCCATCTGCTGACGCTTGGTGGTGGCTCTTTCAACCTCCACTACATCGCTGGGATCGCTTTGATTGGCTATGGGGATTTTTCTCTGCTGCGTTTCTGACATTTACAATAGCTTTGCTAACAAACGTAGCTTCGAGATTCCTTAGTGGTGGACCTGATACTTTTGGGGCTTTCACAGTTATTGGTAATAGTGTCTTGGCGCTGCTGGCTGGACAAGGAGCTTTTACGAAAGGCGGGCAAAGTTACGTTAAGCGCGTTTTGGAGCGTATAGGGATTCCAAAACACTTGTGGCAAGAGGCAAGCTGCACCTTTGCATTTTTGGTCTTTATTGCTGTGCTTAGTCTTCATTCTTCCCTCCCTCGAATTGCTGAACTCTATTACAAGTGGGGGGTTAAAGATTATGAAGCAGGCCGTCTTGCTAGCGCTCAAAACAACTTTGAGCGATCTTTGAAGTTAAATCCCGATAATTCACAAGCTCACTTTGGTTTGGGTGTGATTTCTGAGGATTTGCTTCAGCTTGAAACAGCTCGCACAGAATACCAAATTGCAATCAAAGGTAATCTTCCTCAAGCCTACAGTAACTTGGGAAGGCTCTACATCTTAGATGAAAAATATGCTGCTGCTGTTTCAGTATTACTTCGAGGTTCCCAATTACAAATGGAAGATGCTGTGAGGTATCGATTGCAGAAGAACCTTGGTTGGGCTCGCCTCAAACAGAAGCGGTATAGAGAATCAGCATCTGAATTGGAAGAAGCCCTTAATTTAACTAAAGATCCAATTGAGCAAGCACCTGCCCGTTGTTTACTTGCTCAAGTGTTAGAAGGTCAGGGCAGCAAAAAAAGTGCGCGCCAGCAATGGCAAACATGCCTCCAAAATGCCACTCCTCAGACACAGGAGGAAGATCAGTGGATCGATTTGGCTCGTCAGCGCTCAAAATAA
- a CDS encoding tetratricopeptide repeat protein has translation MRARISRLMLWTLSGVALGLSALNIVAISQAASVQSDFLPSFLNDVNGKVEYRRATWKKYQLAQRNIELYPGDMLKLGQGAIARIKCANGRYWRVPDNGESGLNNGCQPVPVKNKPPFGVRGGDDPTLPFIISPRSTQLLTDKPTLRWNVVVGAKRYTASVVDQRVGKGEVWKTETTSNQVVYNGPLLEPGVDYLLSVKTDNGKSSDKEIEQGAVGIGFRVLNRDKSQQVQTELAEIDKEFTGETKELAIAQLYILSDLRAEAIEKLEALTSKKSQTSTIYRSLGDLYRQIRLNRLAEDRYLKAVQDGKKLGDLETIVLSQTGLAEIYASRRNWDEAIRWGTAAKTGYEDLGDPQRVSELNKQLDRWKRQKK, from the coding sequence ATGAGAGCAAGAATATCTCGGCTAATGCTATGGACTTTGAGTGGAGTAGCACTTGGGTTAAGCGCACTCAATATAGTAGCTATTTCACAAGCAGCGTCAGTCCAATCAGATTTTCTACCCAGCTTTTTAAACGATGTGAACGGCAAAGTTGAGTATAGGCGAGCTACCTGGAAAAAGTATCAACTTGCTCAGAGGAACATTGAACTTTACCCTGGAGATATGCTAAAGCTGGGTCAAGGAGCGATCGCTCGTATAAAATGTGCTAACGGAAGATATTGGCGTGTACCTGACAATGGCGAATCTGGTTTAAATAATGGTTGTCAGCCAGTCCCTGTCAAAAATAAACCTCCCTTTGGGGTGCGTGGAGGAGATGATCCCACTCTTCCTTTTATCATTAGCCCGCGAAGCACTCAGCTATTGACAGACAAACCCACACTTCGGTGGAATGTTGTAGTAGGTGCAAAACGCTATACAGCTAGTGTTGTTGATCAAAGAGTTGGGAAAGGAGAAGTTTGGAAGACAGAAACTACCAGCAATCAAGTTGTTTATAATGGTCCGTTGTTGGAACCTGGAGTAGATTACTTGTTGAGTGTCAAAACTGACAATGGAAAATCATCAGATAAAGAAATTGAGCAGGGGGCAGTAGGAATTGGGTTTCGGGTATTAAATCGTGATAAATCTCAACAAGTACAAACTGAACTGGCAGAAATTGATAAGGAGTTTACAGGAGAGACTAAGGAATTAGCAATTGCCCAACTTTACATTCTGTCCGATTTAAGGGCTGAAGCGATTGAAAAACTGGAAGCATTGACATCAAAGAAGAGTCAGACATCAACAATTTACAGAAGTTTAGGCGATTTGTATCGACAGATTCGATTGAATAGGTTAGCTGAAGACCGTTACTTGAAGGCTGTTCAGGATGGCAAAAAATTGGGTGATCTTGAAACGATAGTGTTGTCTCAGACAGGATTAGCAGAAATTTATGCCTCTCGTCGCAATTGGGATGAAGCCATTAGATGGGGTACTGCTGCAAAAACTGGCTATGAAGATTTAGGTGATCCGCAGCGTGTGAGTGAATTAAATAAACAATTAGACCGATGGAAGCGGCAGAAAAAATAA